The Lebetimonas natsushimae genomic sequence TTTTTCATTTGTCCCTCCTAAAAAGTTTTTAAAATTTTTAATTCGTTTAAAATTATATATTATTAGTCTATCGTTGTCAATGTTTTTTATTACTATATATTTAAACTTTCTAAAAATTCTATTAGAACTTCTTCAATGGTTGCCTCTTTTTTTTGAGGTATATATATTTTGAAATATTTGTCATCTATATCTTTGCCGGTTATTATATTTTTCATAAAAATTGCTTTTAAGAAACTTATTAATTTGTTTTTATCTTTTGTCTGGTATGCAGGTGATTTCATGGAAGAGTATTCTTTTGTTTTAGTATCATAAAGAATTATATATTTGCATTCTTCAAAATGCGGGCAGAATTTTGAATTCATCCATTCTCCGTCACTTGTTATTATTATTTTCATAATAATCCTTTTTTTGTTAAAATATTAACAAAAATACCGGCGGTATTTAACAAAGGGAAAAAATGAATCTGTTTAGACAAATTCCAAAAGTAGATAAACTTTTAAAAAATAAAAATCTTCAGGATATTCCGGAAAATGTTTTGATTTATTCAATACATTCAGTTTTGGATGAATTAAGGGAAAAAATAAAAAACAGTCAAATTGATAAAATTGATGAAGAAAAAATAATTAATAATATTGTAAAAAAGGCAGATGATATACTTTCTCCTTCTTTAATCAATGTAATTAATGCCACAGGTGTGACAATTCATACAAATCTTGGCAGAAGTTTGATTGACGAAGAAATTTTTAACGCGGCCAAAAAAGTCAGTACACATTATTGCAATTTGGAATATGATTTAAATAAAGGCAAAAGGGGGGACAGGTATCATCACAGTGCAAAACATTTAAGTTTTTTATTTAATTGTGAAGATGCTCTGATAGTAAACAATAACGCAGCAGCCGTGTTTTTGATATTAAATACTTTTGCAAAAGAGAGGGAAGTTGTGGTATCAAGGGGAGAGCTTGTTGAAATAGGCGGAAGTTTCAGGGTGCCTGAGGTTATGAAAGCAAGCGGTGCAAAACTTGTGGAAATCGGTACTACCAATAAAACTAAACTCAAAGATTATGAAGAGTCTATTAATGAAAATACAGCAATGCTTATGAAAGTTCATAAATCAAACTATACTATAGAAGGATTTACCGAAGAAGTTTATATTGATGAAATTATCAAGCTTTCCCGTAAATATAATCTTCTTGATTATTATGATTTGGGAAGTGCTTACATTCCAAAGCTTCCTTACGGACTTTCAAATACTGAACCATCTATCAATGATATTATGAAACTATCCCCCTCACTTGTGAGTTTCAGCGGAGATAAACTTTTCGGAGGTGTTCAGGCGGGAATAATTATTGGTAAAAAAGAATTAATCAATAAACTCAAAAAAAATCAGATATTAAGAATGTTCAGGGTGGATAAAATTACACTTTCTTTGATCCAAGCCACGACACTTGCATATATTAAAAAAGAATATGAAAAAATTCCAACCCTAAAGCAGATTTTTACTTCAATAGATACTCTTAAACAAAAGGCAAAAAAAATACTTTCTCTAACTCCGAGCTTAAGGGCTAATATAAAAGAATCAAAGACTTATGTAGGCGGAGGAACGATGCCAAATAAGGAAATACCTACAGTGGTGATTGAAATTGAGGGAAATGCCCTTAGTTGGGAGAGAAAATTTAGGGAAAAACTGGTTATCGGCAGAATAGAAAATGACCGTTTTGTTTTGGATATGAGAACAATTCAGGATGATGAAATAGAAAAACTAGCTAGTATTATAAACGAATTAATAAGCTGTGAGGTGAAAAAATGAGGAATATAATTATCGGAACCGCAGGACATGTAGACCACGGAAAAACATCTTTGATTGAAGCAATGACAGGATATAACGGGGATGAGCTAAAAGAAGAAAAAGAAAGAGGAATTACGATTGATCTGAGTTTTACAAATATGAAAAGAGGGGATGTAAATGTTGCGTTTATTGACGTACCGGGTCATGAAAAGCTTGTAAAAAATATGATTAGCGGTGCGTTCGGATTTGATGCAACTCTTTTTGCAATTGATGCAAATGAGGGTATTATGCCTCAAACCATAGAGCATTTGGAAGTTTTGGATATTTTAAAAGTAAAAAACATTATTGTGGCTTTGACAAAAATAGATTTAGCAAGCGAAGAGATTATTGAAAAAAGAAAAAAAGAGATAAAAGATTTAATAGCTAAATTTAAAAATTTAAAACTGCTTGATATTATTCCAACTTCAACCAAAATGCCGGAAACCATAGAAAATCTTAAAAATTATCTTTTTAATCTGCCTCCAAGAAACATAACCCATTCTAAGTTTTTCAGATATTATATAGACAGGGTGTTTTCCCTAAAAGGTATAGGTACTGTTGTAACGGGAACGGTTTTGAGCGGTAAAATAAGGCTTAAAGATAAAGTTTATGTTAATGAAACGGGAACTATCACAACAGTTAAAAATTTGCAGGTACACGGTGAAAATGTAGCCGAAGCCCATACACACCAAAGACTTGCAATTAATCTTAATATTTCCCACAATGAACTTAAAAAAGGATATTTACTAAGTACGAAAGGTTACCTCAGGGGATTTAAATTAATAGATGTGTATATTGCTCCGGTAGAAGGTAAAGAAATTAAGCACAATATGGAAGTTTTATTTATTAGCGGGGCAAAAAGAATACCTGCAAAAATTTTGATGTTTGATCAAAATGCAAAAGAAGGATTTGCAACAATTAAACTTGAAGAAAAAGCATTTTTAGTTTATGGCGATCCTTTTGTAGTTCTTTACAAAGGTAGGGTAGT encodes the following:
- a CDS encoding NifB/NifX family molybdenum-iron cluster-binding protein; this encodes MKIIITSDGEWMNSKFCPHFEECKYIILYDTKTKEYSSMKSPAYQTKDKNKLISFLKAIFMKNIITGKDIDDKYFKIYIPQKKEATIEEVLIEFLESLNI
- the selA gene encoding L-seryl-tRNA(Sec) selenium transferase; the protein is MNLFRQIPKVDKLLKNKNLQDIPENVLIYSIHSVLDELREKIKNSQIDKIDEEKIINNIVKKADDILSPSLINVINATGVTIHTNLGRSLIDEEIFNAAKKVSTHYCNLEYDLNKGKRGDRYHHSAKHLSFLFNCEDALIVNNNAAAVFLILNTFAKEREVVVSRGELVEIGGSFRVPEVMKASGAKLVEIGTTNKTKLKDYEESINENTAMLMKVHKSNYTIEGFTEEVYIDEIIKLSRKYNLLDYYDLGSAYIPKLPYGLSNTEPSINDIMKLSPSLVSFSGDKLFGGVQAGIIIGKKELINKLKKNQILRMFRVDKITLSLIQATTLAYIKKEYEKIPTLKQIFTSIDTLKQKAKKILSLTPSLRANIKESKTYVGGGTMPNKEIPTVVIEIEGNALSWERKFREKLVIGRIENDRFVLDMRTIQDDEIEKLASIINELISCEVKK
- the selB gene encoding selenocysteine-specific translation elongation factor codes for the protein MRNIIIGTAGHVDHGKTSLIEAMTGYNGDELKEEKERGITIDLSFTNMKRGDVNVAFIDVPGHEKLVKNMISGAFGFDATLFAIDANEGIMPQTIEHLEVLDILKVKNIIVALTKIDLASEEIIEKRKKEIKDLIAKFKNLKLLDIIPTSTKMPETIENLKNYLFNLPPRNITHSKFFRYYIDRVFSLKGIGTVVTGTVLSGKIRLKDKVYVNETGTITTVKNLQVHGENVAEAHTHQRLAINLNISHNELKKGYLLSTKGYLRGFKLIDVYIAPVEGKEIKHNMEVLFISGAKRIPAKILMFDQNAKEGFATIKLEEKAFLVYGDPFVVLYKGRVVGGGEVLNPISDPIKKNKKLELLKALHKKDFQTAFSILVENHKRGFGLIQSYQRFNFSPDEALGIAKTLKNVFIDEENYNVFSLDVKKEIENVIKETYEKNKFAFLSPASLKLRLKWASEKLIETVLNEFVEDGFLIKEGNIYKRKDLGNVNIEKSVEHRLYTLLDNSGLTPEAPYNIYEKLNIDRKVGDQAMKNLTKAKKVVRLAHNLFVTDKNINLAIKKMKEIIKKIGYIDIKTFKEEMPMSRKYIVAYLDYLDNMGDIIKIENKRYLKK